The following DNA comes from Camelina sativa cultivar DH55 chromosome 14, Cs, whole genome shotgun sequence.
GAAACATAAGTTGATCGGCAGGGTAACACATTAGTGAatgtcaagaaacaaaaatctcagGGCCTAAGTTCTTTATGATACCTCATTTTCTTCACTAGTTCCTGAAGCTAAGGTTTCAAGAACTTTTATCCTTGACTGATACTTCTCCTCACGAGCTTTGAATACACTGTTTTGCTGCACAAAAGAGAActcagaaaaataaacaatcgaACACCATTTACTATTTCTCCgaggaaaaaaaagtaataccGTTCTTAGATGCTCAGATTGAGTTGAAATACGCCGCTCGATTTCCAGCACGACTTTCTTCAGCAGACATACTACACGCTGGCCATTATAGATCAGGTCAGAAGATATCCGAAGAGCATGAGACAGATGTGTTGCAGAAACCATTAAAACATGTAGCATCCATACAAAGTATTTTTCATGAAGATTGTTAGAGTTAAGTACCTGAGGGATTTCACCACTCTTTTTCTCAATACTTTCATCAAGAATTCCATTCACGATACTTAGAAGTGACTGAGTGGGAGCATTCTGCATTCAATAGAAGAGCATAGGGTAATTATTACAAACGACTTTGTAAAGAAACTACAGAGCCTAGGATATGCAGAGAAGTATTCATTCATTTTAAAAGGTAAAAGGCTTCAGCAGGAATACATCTAAGTTGTTTGATTTCATCATTTCTGAAATCTTTGCAGCTTGGAGATCAAACCGACCCTGTTTCAGTTGGAAAGCCTCGTGGAACTTGTGCCCTCCATGGAGCATTGATCCAGGGGATAATGGATCTGTGGTAGAACGAAACCAATTTCATGGAATGAGTATGTAAAGAGGCCTTATTCTATTGACAAAATTATGTACAGTACACATAAATCTAGACAGTAAAAGAGAAAATGTACCCAATGGTGAAGAATTGGGACGGTGAGATTTGTGCCTATCATGATGTGAAGTAGAGGGAGAGAAGGGACTACGGGGAGTGGAATCTCCACGAGAGCTGCCTGATTGATCAGTGAGAGAATTcatgaatcaatcaatcacccaaaagaaaagaaaaaaaggcaaTGGGAGAGCAAAGTTATGGAAAACACTTGAGAAAGCCCACACAAGTCCTTCATTCTCTATCAACAACGCCTGCAAACATAACACCATTGTTCATAAGACATTAGACCAAACATAACGCTGGATCAACAACTATATGTAGAGTGTAACTAATCATAATTAAGGATCATCATtgcaataattaaaaaaatatatatatattgaggcCATGTGGATAAATTCATGCTAATGCAGCTGAGAAATCGTAatagaaaaattctaaaaaaaatcagagactAGTCTTAATTTGTAGAGATCATTCTTAGTTCCTTTTTCAATCTTAACTTAATCTCTCGAAATTAGAAGATAGGTTTCTTTCGATTACTTATATAGTAAAACCGAAAAAATCAGAAGGATGATCGATTGAAAGAAGCATTTTCCCCAAAGTTGGTAAGAACAATGCGGCGGATGAAGGAAGGAAAATAGCAGTAGAGAGAGACGAACCTACCTGGAGAGGAACAGAAGATTGCCTTTTTGCAACAAGAGAAGATCGGCAtttcgatttttctttttttttaagtccaggcaaagaaaaaaaattcacacaGAGTAGAAATCAAACACGATCAGATAATCGgatcatgaaaagaaaagaaaaaaaaacgaaaactgGGGGTGATTTTTCTCGGGAAAGCAGCGAAAGTCCAAACCTGCGAGAAAACACagagacggagaagaagaaggagagacgTGGTTTAGTCTCACGTCAATGACTtctcagagttttttttttttttttttgctgtagCGCGAATGTAGGAAGAAGCGCGAGTATCCCTGTTTCTCCAATCGTTTTCATTAAATGGGCCGGATCGGGTCGGGTTTTACTTTTAGTCCTATGTTAGTTTTTTCACTAAAAGCCCATGTATTTTTGTGTATTACACAAATTGTCCaagtgtttttgtttatcaCAGATGTGTGTATATCTCCAGTGGCGTTGCTATTAGGATTGCTCAATGTTTTTATgggttaaaaataaatcaaaaactcaaaattaatcTCACTGTTTAAAAGAAGCAACGAGGAAGCAACCCTACGTGTTAAATTATGATTGGATATTgagtaaaaaatagataaagacAAAATTTTCCCCCCATTTTTCTTCTCTAGCCGGAAACAGCGATTGCCGATGCGATTCACCTCAAATCCAGTACGTGATTTTCCTCTTTGATTcatttctatttcttcttctttttgttcgaTCTAATTCGATTTCGATGACAGTCTTCGTAGGCTTCGCTTCGGCCTTGGAGGCGCTCTCTCCTCAGCTTTTTTCGAGTCTCTCTCTCGCTCATGGCCGTAAACATTTCTCATGTACATTTTTGATTTGGGAGCTTTCTTCTTTgcattccattttttttacttattcagcaaaattcctcaaaaaaatttcatgaattGAGTTGAACAAATACTACTTGGCAGGGCATTGTCCTGTATCGAAAACAGAGGAGGGAGGAGGAAGCTGCTTCCATGTCGCGCCTCGCCGAGTTTTTCATCCTCACCGCCTCAACACTGATTCTGGGTACTATGAATTGCCTTTCTTCTCCATTACCCACTAATTCTGTTAAgtaaagttgagatttttttttttttttttttgcttctcaaaGTAAATTCGAGATATACAGCTACTGGGTTTTGGGTTGCGAGACTGAGTCTTTTCAAGGAAGCTGAGCGGCTTGTGTTTGATGCTTCTGAGAAGAAACACTTGAAATCTTGCATTGCTCAAGCCAAAGACCAGTTAACCCAAGTTGATATCCAGCCGATTCACCTCTACAGGAAGAAGGAATGAAAGAGAAGTTTGGGAAAGAGAAGTTTGGGATTGTCCCTTTTGTGACCAAGTCGGAGATGGTAACTTCATAACTCAGAtgctattgattttttttggttgggatAGTTAGTTTACTTTGTTGTGATTCTGATTCTGCCTAACATCATCAGTGAATATGGATTAATTACCGGTTAATTACCAATTAGTTGACACCTCTCTTGTTGCTACTTTGACGTGAGGATGATCTGATCACACTCAATAGGGGCTCTCGTTTGGTCTGATTGCGCTGTATGGGACTGTCTCTTGGTTTCCATAATCGATGTACATGTTTGGCAGGCTGTACTCTTCACGGCAGAGGTACATGTTTCAAGTATTTCTAATTATATGACTAATTACTCATAGCTTGGATGATTGGTTCACGTTGGTTAACATAATTACTCATAGCTTGGATGATTGGTTCAAACAATGTTCTCTGTTTTCACATGTCTCTTTCGTTCTGGTAGGTGCCTGTGGCTGCAGCGGTATACTATGAAGACATGTATGTAAACTTCAAGCTTGTGACGGAAACAGCTTCTCAAATTTCGAGTATCAGACTTTGGGTAACAAATGAGTTTATGCATTCGGGTCTTCGTGATGCTGGAAGACAAGTTCTTGACCATTTGTTGGGAATGATCAATGGGAAAAAGCCTCTCTTTTGATTCCTTGTAATAGTCAGAGCATATATGACTTgtggttttcttctttgtatccTCTTTGAGAATTAAGTGcgtaaaagaaagagaataaataaagaaagtctttcaattttgagcttcctTTCCAATCAATGTTCATGAAGAAACTGGATTGGATCTTCGAATCACTACACATTTTTAGATCCTCTAAATGGAGACTTTCTCATTAAAGTTGCTGAAGTTGATGAATCAGTAACTCAGGTGCCAGCCTATCAAAAACAGTTAtttgtatgtgtatgtgtgttgttNGTGACGGAAACAGCTTCTCAGATTTCGGGTATCAGACTTTGGGTAACAAATGAGTTTATGCATTCGGGTCTTCGTGATGCTGGAAGACAAGTTCTTGATCATTTGTTGGGAATGATCAATGGGAAAAAGCCTCTCTTTTGATTCCTTGTAATAGTCAGAGCATATATGACTTgtggttttcttctttgtatccTCTTTGAGAATTAAGTGcgtaaaagaaagagaataaataaagaaagtctttcaattttgagcttcctTTCCAATCAATGTTCATGAAGAAACTGGATTGGATCTTCGAATCACTACACATTTTTAGATCCTCTAAATGGAGACTTTCTCATTAAAGTTGCTGAAGTTGATGAATCAGTAACTCAGGTGCCAGCCTATCAAAAACAGTTAtttgtatgtgtatgtgtgttgttgtttcaaTCCTTGATTGAGTATATTTgacaaaaatttggtgcaacccaacaataaatcttattcggaattttgtaaaatatgtgtcGTATTcccaattttgtaaaattttattgttttctattttatgtaatataaataatttaaataattgttttatcattttagattattaaaatttgataattaataaacaaaaaataaaaaattattatttaaatgattgagcAACCTATTTTTGGAGTTCTCTAGTGGAAGGACGATTTTGTTTAAGTTCTAAGTGGAttgctttaattagtttagtattaattatatgattaatttatatttgagCAACTCAAGAGAGTTGCTGGAGTGGATATGGTCTAAGGTTATCCCCAATGGAGGTTTTAACGTGGGGttttaagagaaaagagataaaaaaataaatcagaaaatggaaaaaaattgaagagctCCTCTTATATGGTAACCTCAATTTCACATAAGAAACTGTGACGTGTCGCTAAATCGTTGGCTCCATTTAATCCAGAGCAATTTTTTGGCCCGATTGTGTTctttttctctccctctctctctctttgtcgcGAATCTCTCAATCGGATGAGATGGGATCGGTTGGAATCGTAGGAGATTGGAATcggaggaggagattgaatcgattCTCAATTGGCAGTTATTTAACTACCACCAGAGGAAATATACACGATACAAAGAGAAGATGGGTGCTCCGTTAGTGTGCGACGGGCATTCTCGTCCCGTCGTCGATGTGGCTTATAGTCCGATGACTCCAGATGGATTCTTTCTCATTAGCGCAAGCAAAGGTATGATCTTTGATATGAATGATTCTGAGTCTTTGATCGATTTGTATTTATAAATCTATGATCTTTATATGTAACTGCGACTATTTTGGATTATGAATATTATGATTTGCATAGCGGATGTGCtttaaagaattgatttggctgCCTCTTGTTATTTATCgtctgttttgattttcttgactGGTCTACTGGGGAAATTAGGATGATGAATTGTCTACATTGTTGTAAAACTCTAGCGGAGTCGTCTTCTGACTTTTTGGATTCTAGCTTGTGCACACCAtgatttttgatgaattttgtAGCTTTTACTAAGATTGATTGTGTACAAAATGATGCATCTTACTCTCTAAGATGCTATAATGTTGGATATTTTGGGATCCTTGTATCTAGATGTTGAAACTAATGTAAGTTTTGCGATCTATTGTTATCAAGGATCAGCGACCAATGGTGGTATCATAAGTGAAGGGTTCCTAAGATGGAGAAATGGACTTGGTGCAGAGGTTCATGCAGGATCGGCCCTTCCACAAGAATCGGGTAACATTTCTTGATATAGGTATGTCTGATTTAGCCTTAGCCATGATTGAAGATGAGTTTAGGCATATATTGACTATTGTTTGTTTCCATCGGTCTTGTCCATTGTTTGAGTGTGGCTATTAGATATCATcttatttttgtctttataGGTGTTTCACTCTATCATTTTGGTTTCAATAGTCTGATGGTTCATTCATTTGAGCATGAATCTTTGAAATGTCAAATGATTAGATTGTTCATTAtaattcatgttttgtttgatgggGATGGTTGGATACAAAAGGATACATATGATCACATGCTAAGTAACGAGCTTTAGCAGAGGGTCTAACATTTATACCTCCTTTTGATCACCCAGATGTTATTGCTGGACAAGGGACTATTGGGATGGAGATCACTCGTCAGGCTAAGGGTCCATTGCATGCTATATTTGTGccagttggtggtggtggtttaaTAGCTGGTGTTGCTGCTTATGTGAAGAGGGTTGCTCTCGaggtactctttttttttaatgtgactGTTTTTGCTGTGTCACCATGGTTCTGTTCTTGTTACTAACAGCTAGCTGAGATAAAATCTGACAGTTTCATTGAGAAATTGAGTTCCTTTTGTTGTCCAGATTTGTAGCTTATGTTTCTTACTGTGACTTCTGGGTTGTGCAGGTGAAGATCATTGGTGTAGAACCAGCTGATGAAAATGCAATGGCGTTGTCGCTGCATCATGGTGAGAAGGTGATATTGGACAAGGTTGGGGGTTTTGCAGATGGTGTAGCAGTTAAAGAAGTTGGTGAAGAGACTTTTCGTATAAGCAGAAATCTAATGGGTGGTGTTGTTCTTGTCACTCGTGAAGCTATTTGTGCATCAATAAAGGTACGGTCAGTGGCGGATCAAGAACATATTTTAACTCGGGgcacaaaataacattatttttttttataaaaaattataacgaTATGAAAATAAGtcgttaaaataaaaataataataagtcttacaacaaaacaaatttataaagttatCCTACGTTCTTTCATATCCTGAAACATTTTCATCACTATTTCATTTGTCACCTTATCAAATAATTCCTTTTCAATAAAAGAGACTAAACAATCATTTAGAAACTTATCACCAATACGGTTGCGCAAACTAGTCTTCACAATGTTCATTGCAGAAAAACATCTTTCAACCGTTGCCGTGGCTATAAGTAAAGTCAAAACTAGCTTCAGAAGTCGATAAACCTGAGGATGCGAAAGATATTTTCTTGTCTCCACCATCACATGTGCAAGATCCCCCATACTCTTCAAATTAGCAAATCTTTCATCTTCCCGGATATTATCGATGTACAAACCAAGTTGGTGTTCAAGTGATATTCGATCGACAGAAGTAAAATCTTCAGGATAAAACTCAGATAATCTCATAACCTTCAACGGATCAAACTCATGAAATGAATCAATAGGACTTAAAGAAGCAACACAACCAAGTAATTCAGTGTTTACCTCATCAAAACGATCATTAAACTCCTGAATTTGCATATCCAATACAGTGTAAAAGCACTCCACTTGATAATGATGCAAGTTGGCCatgttgcttctttttcttggctTTCTTGGGTCAACAAATACGTCATCCATAATGAGCAACTCAGTGTCATGATTCtcacaaaaagcaaaaactttAGTAAGAAGAGAATTCCATCCATCATCTCTGAGCTTGCATAATTGTTGTTTGGTGGATTTCACTAGGCTCATAGCATTCAAAATGTCTTGGTCTTTCCTTTGTAAAGCCACTGATAAACTATTCGTGAGACCAAGGATAAACAACATCAATTGTAGgtagaacacaaaatcaaaggtaTTAAAGTATTTAAGAAGACCATTAGCTTGTCGTCTTTTGGTACTATTAGAACCATCCTTTTCGATATACTCAAGTACTTTAAtgataatagaaaataaatcaaccaaCCGCAGTAATGTTGTGTAGTGAGAATCCCAACGAGTATTACCAGGTCTCTGTAGTGAGAGTTCTTGATTCAATCATTTTCCTGTCTTAATTTCACCTCGACTGATTCCTTCCTCGATTCTTTTTCGATATTCTTCTCGAATCATATCCTTTCTCTTACAAGAAGCTCCAACCACATTTACCAAAACAGAAATCATATCAAAGAAGTCTCCAACTTCAAAATGCTTTTTAGCAACTGCCACGACNNNNNNNNNNNNNNNNNNNNNNNNNNNNNNNNNNNNNNNNNNNNNNNNNNNNNNNNNNNNNNNNNNNNNNNNNNNNNNNNNNNNNNNNNNNNNNNNNNNNNNNNNNNNNNNNNNNNNNNNNNNNNNNNNNNNNNNNNNNNNNNNNNNNNNNNNNNNNNNNNNNNNNNNNNNNNNNNNNNNNNNNNNNNNNNNNNNNNNNNNNNNNNNNNNNNNNNNNNNNNNNNNNNNNNNNNNNNNNNNNNNNNNNNNNNNNNNNNNNNNNNNNNNNNNNNNNNNNNNNNNNNNNNNNNNNNNNNNNNNNNNNNNNNNNNNNNNNNNNNNNNNNNNNNNNNNNNNNNNNNNNNNNNNNNNNNNNNNNNNNNNNNNNNNNNNNNNNNNNNNNNNNNNNNNNNNNNNNNNNNNNNNNNNNNNNNNNNNNNNNNNNNNNNNNNNNNNNNNNNNNNNNNNNNNNNNNNNNNNNNNNNNNNNNNNNNNNNNNNNNNNNNNNNNNNNNNNNNNNNNNNNNNNNNNNNNNNNNNNNNNNNNNNNNNNNNNNNNNNNNNNNNNNNNNNNNNNNNNNNNNNNNNNNNNNNNNNNNNNNNNNNNNNNNNNNNNNNNNNNNNNNNNNNNNNNNNNNNNNNNNNNNNNNNNNNNNNNNNNNNNNNNNNNNNNNNNNNNNNNNNNNNNNNNNNNNNNNNNNNNNNNNNNNNNNNNNNNNNNNNNNNNNNNNNNNNNNNNNNNNNNNNNNNNNNNNNNNNNNNNNNNNNNNNNNNNNNNNNNNNNNNNNNNNNNNNNNNNNNNNNNNNNNNNNNNNNNNNNNNNNNNNNNNNNNNNNNNNNNNNNNNNNNNNNNNNNNNNNNNNNNNNNNNNNNNNNNNNNNNNNNNNNNNNNNNNNNNNNNNNNNNNNNNNNNNNNNNNNNNNNNNNNNNNNNNNNNNNNNNNNNNNNNNNNNNNNNNNNNNNNNNNNNNNNNNNNNNNNNNNNNNNNNNNNNNNNNNNNNNNNNNNNNNNNNNNNNNNNNNNNNNNNNNNNNNNNNNNNNNNNNNNNNNNNNNNNNNNNNNNNNNNNNNNNNNNNNNNNNNNNNNNNNNNNNNNNNNNNNNNNNNNNNNNNNNNNNNNNNNNNNNNNNNNNNNNNNNNNNNNNNNNNNNNNNNNNNNNNNNNNNNNNNNNNNNNNNNNNNNNNNNNNNNNNNNNNNNNNNNNNNNNNNNNNNNNNNNNNNNNNNNNNNNNNNNNNNNNNNNNNNNNNNNNNNNNNNNNNNNNNNNNNNNNNNNNNNNNNNNNNNNNNNNNNNNNNNNNNNNNNNNNNNNNNNNNNNNNNNNNNNNNNNNNNNNNNNNNNNNNNNNNNNNNNNNNNNNNNNNNNNNNNNNNNNNNNNNNNNNNNNNNNNNNNNNNNNNNNNNNNNNNNNNNNNNNNNNNNNNNNNNNNNNNNNNNNNNNNNNNNNNNNNNNNNNNNNNNNNNNNNNNNNNNNNNNNNNNNNNNNNNNNNNNNNNNNNNNNNNNNNNNNNNNNNNNNNNNNNNNNNNNNNNNNNNNNNNNNNNNNNNNNNNNNNNNNNNNNNNNNNNNNNNNNNNNNNNNNNNNNNNNNNNNNNNNNNNNNNNNNNNNNNNNNNNNNNNNNNNNNNNNNNNNNNNNNNNNNNNNNNNNNNNNNNNNNNNNNNNNNNNNNNNNNNNNNNNNNNNNNNNNNNNNNNNNNNNNNNNNNNNNNNNNNNNNNNNNNNNNNNNNNNNNNNNNNNNNNNNNNNNNNNNNNNNNNNNNNNNNNNNNNNNNNNNNNNNNNNNNNNNNNNNNNNNNNNNNNNNNNNNNNNNNNNNNNNNNNNNNNNNNNNNNNNNNNNNNNNNNNNNNNNNNNNNNNNNNNNNNNNNNNNNNNNNNNNNNNNNNNNNNNNNNNNNNNNNNNNNNNNNNNNNNNNNNNNNNNNNNNNNNNNNNNNNNNNNNNNNNNNNNNNNNNNNNNNNNNNNNNNNNNNNNNNNNNNNNNNNNNNNNNNNNNNNNNNNNNNNNNNNNNNNNNNNNNNNNNNNNNNNNNNNNNNNNNNNNNNNNNNNNNNNNNNNNNNNNNNNNNNNNNNNNNNNNNNNNNNNNNNNNNNNNNNNNNNNNNNNNNNNNNNNNNNNNNNNNNNNNNNNNNNNNNNNNNNNNNNNNNNNNNNNNNNNNNNNNNNNNNNNNNNNNNNNNNNNNNNNNNNNNNNNNNNNNNNNNNNNNNNNNNNNNNNNNNNNNNNNNNNNNNNNNNNNNNNNNNNNNNNNNNNNNNNNNNNNNNNNNNNNNNNNNNNNNNNNNNNNNNNNNNNNNNNNNNNNNNNNNNNNNNNNNNNNNNNNNNNNNNNNNNNNNNNNNNNNNNNNNNNNNNNNNNNNNNNNNNNNNNNNNNNNNNNNNNNNNNNNNNNNNNNNNNNNNNNNNNNNNNNNNNNNNNNNNNNNNNNNNNNNNNNNNNNNNNNNNNNNNNNNNNNNNNNNNNNNNNNNNNNNNNNNNNNNNNNNNNNNNNNNNNNNNNNNNNNNNNNNNNNNNNNNNNNNNNNNNNNNNNNNNNNNNNNNNNNNNNNNNNNNNNNNNNNNNNNNNNNNNNNNNNNNNNNNNNNNNNNNNNNNNNNNNNNNNNNNNNNNNNNNNNNNNNNNNNNNNNNNNNNNNNNNNNNNNNNNNNNNNNNNNNNNNNNNNNNNNNNNNNNNNNNNNNNNNNNNNNNNNNNNNNNNNNNNNNNNNNNNNNNNNNNNNNNNNNNNNNNNNNNNNNNNNNNNNNNNNNNNNNNNNNNNNNNNNNNNNNNNNNNNNNNNNNNNNNNNNNNNNNNNNNNNNNNNNNNNNNNNNNNNNNNNNNNNNNNNNNNNNNNNNNNNNNNNNNNNNNNNNNNNNNNNNNNNNNNNNNNNNNNNNNNNNNNNNNNNNNNNNNNNNNNNNNNNNNNNNNNNNNNNNNNNNNNNNNNNNNNNNNNNNNNNNNNNNNNNNNNNNNNNNNNNNNNNNNNNNNNNNNNNNNNNNNNNNNNNNNNNNNNNNNNNNNNNNNNNNNNNNNNNNNNNNNNNNNNNNNNNNNNNNNNNNNNNNNNNNNNNNNNNNNNNNNNNNNNNNNNNNNNNNNNNNNNNNNNNNNNNNNNNNNNNNNNNNNNNNNNNNNNNNNNNNNNNNNNNNNNNNNNNNNNNNNNNNNNNNNNNNNNNNNNNNNNNNNNNNNNNNNNNNNNNNNNNNNNNNNNNNNNNNNNNNNNNNNNNNNNNNNNNNNNNNNNNNNNNNNNNNNNNNNNNNNNNNNNNNNNNNNNNNNNNNNNNNNNNNNNNNNNNNNNNNNNNNNNNNNNNNNNNNNNNNNNNNNNNNNNNNNNNNNNNNNNNNNNNNNNNNNNNNNNNNNNNNNNNNNNNNNNNNNNNNNNNNNNNNNNNNNNNNNNNNNNNNNNNNNNNNNNNNNNNNNNNNNNNNNNNNNNNNNNNNNNNNNNNNNNNNNNNNNNNNNNNNNNNNNNNNNNNNNNNNNNNNNNNNNNNNNNNNNNNNNNNNNNNNNNNNNNNNNNNNNNNNNNNNNNNNNNNNNNNNNNNNNNNNNNNNNNNNNNNNNNNNNNNNNNNNNNNNNNNNNNNNNNNNNNNNNNNNNNNNNNNNNNNNNNNNNNNNNNNNNNNNNNNNNNNNNNNNNNNNNNNNNNNNNNNNNNNNNNNNNNNNNNNNNNNNNNNNNNNNNNNNNNNNNNNNNNNNNNNNNNNNNNNNNNNNNNNNNNNNNNNNNNNNNNNNNNNNNNNNNNNNNNNNNNNNNNNNNNNNNNNNNNNNNNNNNNNNNNNNNNNNNNNNNNNNNNNNNNNNNNNNNNNNNNNNNNNNNNNNNNNNNNNNNNNNNNNNNNNNNNNNNNNNNNNNNNNNNNNNNNNNNNNNNNNNNNNNNNNNNNNNNNNNNNNNNNNNNNNNNNNNNNNNNNNNNNNNNNNNNNNNNNNNNNNNNNNNNNNNNNNNNNNNNNNNNNNNNNNNNNNNNNNNNNNNNNNNNNNNNNNNNNNNNNNNNNNNNNNNNNNNNNNNNNNNNNNNNNNNNNNNNNNNNNNNNNNNNNNNNNNNNNNNNNNNNNNNNNNNNNNNNNNNNNNNNNNNNNNNNNNNNNNNNNNNNNNNNNNNNNNNNNNNNNNNNNNNNNNNNNNNNNNNNNNNNNNNNNNNNNNNNNNNNNNNNNNNNNNNNNNNNNNNNNNNNNNNNNNNNNNNNNNNNNNNNNNNNNNNNNNNNNNNNNNNNNNNNNNNNNNNNNNNNNNNNNNNNNNNNNNNNNNNNNNNNNNNNNNNNNNNNNNNNNNNNNNNNNNNNNNNNNNNNNNNNNNNNNNNNNNNNNNNNNNNNNNNNNNNNNNNNNNNNNNNNNNNNNNNNNNNNNNNNNNNNNNNNNNNNNNNNNNNNNNNNNNNNNNNNNNNNNNNNNNNNNNNNNNNNNNNNNNNNNNNNNNNNNNNNNNNNNNNNNNNNNNNNNNNNNNNNNNNNNNNNNNNNNNNNNNNNNNNNNNNNNNNNNNNNNNNNNNNNNNNNNNNNNNNNNNNNNNNNNNNNNNNNNNNNNNNNNNNNNNNNNNNNNNNNNNNNNNNNNNNNNNNNNNNNNNNNNNNNNNNNNNNNNNNNNNNNNNNNNNNNNNNNNNNNNNNNNNNNNNNNNNNNNNNNNNNNNNNNNNNNNNNNNNNNNNNNNNNNNNNNNNNNNNNNNNNNNNNNNNNNNNNNNNNNNNNNNNNNNNNNNNNNNNNNNNNNNNNNNNNNNNNNNNNNNNNNNNNNNNNNNNNNNNNNNNNNNNNNNNNNNNNNNNNNNNNNNNNNNNNNNNNNNNNNNNNNNNNNNNNNNNNNNNNNNNNNNNNNNNNNNNNNNNNNNNNNNNNNNNNNNNNNNNNNNNNNNNNNNNNNNNNNNNNNNNNNN
Coding sequences within:
- the LOC104743376 gene encoding threonine dehydratase biosynthetic, chloroplastic-like produces the protein MGAPLVCDGHSRPVVDVAYSPMTPDGFFLISASKGSATNGGIISEGFLRWRNGLGAEVHAGSALPQESDVIAGQGTIGMEITRQAKGPLHAIFVPVGGGGLIAGVAAYVKRVALEVKIIGVEPADENAMALSLHHGEKVILDKVGGFADGVAVKEVGEETFRISRNLMGGVVLVTREAICASIKVRSVADQEHILTRGTK
- the LOC104743377 gene encoding uncharacterized protein LOC104743377, with the translated sequence MLFILGLTNSLSVALQRKDQDILNAMSLVKSTKQQLCKLRDDGWNSLLTKVFAFCENHDTELLIMDDVFVDPRKPRKRSNMANLHHYQVECFYTVLDMQIQEFNDRFDEVNTELLGCVASLSPIDSFHEFDPLKVMRLSEFYPEDFTSVDRISLEHQLGLYIDNIREDERFANLKSMGDLAHVMVETRKYLSHPQVYRLLKLVLTLLIATATVERCFSAMNIVKTSLRNRIGDKFLNDCLVSFIEKELFDKVTNEIVMKMFQDMKERRITL